The sequence below is a genomic window from Glycine max cultivar Williams 82 chromosome 20, Glycine_max_v4.0, whole genome shotgun sequence.
ccctaacccctaaaccctaacccctaaaccctaaaccctaaaccctaaaccctaaaccctaaaccctaaaccctaaaccctaacccctaaaccctaacccctaacccccaaaccctaaaccctaacccctaacccctaacccctaacccctaaaccctaaacccctaTCCCcttaaccataaaccctaaacccctaTCCCCTAAACCCCTatcccctaaaccctaaaccctaaaccctaaaccctcaaCCCTAAACCCCTAAACCCCTAaacccctaacccctaacccctaacccctaaacccttaacccctaaaccccaaaccctaaaccctaaaccctaagccctaacccctaaccccCAAACCCCTAATCCCTAAACCGATaaacccctaacccctaaaccctaaaccctaaacccttaaaaCCCAAAACCCTTAAAACCCTAAATCCTAaacccctaacccctaacccctaTTCTTAAATACTGTTAAATTGTGGAACGTAAACAACCaaattacaaaatgaaaaatgcatgcataaattaataatcGAAATTGGGGTAAAGAATGACAAAATCCTTAACTCCATGACGCAATGCTGAAAATCACATTTTTCctagcttctttttcttctgttcCATCCAACTAGTAAGGCCCTGCATAAATGCAGCACTCATTAAAGATTTACAATCAGTAAGGATAAACTTATAATTCAAACATTTCAAACCCGATATATAATCCTATTACCTGTGCCATTTCATATAGTGGTTGGTAAATTGCAGTATTAATAGAGCAAAGTTGTGGGAGCTCCATATGTAGTTTTCAAAGGTATGACCATATAGTTAAGCATCATTATTAGTAACAATGCAAATAAAAGCTATAATTATTAGAGACAGTGAAAATAAAAGCTGTAAGGTTCATAACATACTatccaaaacatcttcaatatCCACACTGCCAGCATCACAAGTAATGTCCTCCATATTGTTGCAACGTGTAAGCATGTGAGgatcatttcataaaaaaaaaaacaagaataaacTATTGCCAAACTATACAAATTTTTCATTGAGCTCTACATTGGATAGCATACAACTGATGGTTTGTGAAAGACATCCGAAATCCAtatattatctaaaaaaataaaataaagcaagTTTAATTTAACTGTAATTTGAGTACCATGTACTGTTCCATATGGATCTTCGCACAACGCCGTAGCAAACTTGTCCCAAGAAGGGTTCTTGGATTTCTTTCACCAAAACTGGAACCAAACCGCCTTCCCTTCCATGCTGATGAACGCAAGTCTCAATTTCTCCGTGGGCTTAATTTGTTGCACTTTGAAGAACCTCTCTGCCCTTGCAACCCACCCCAATGGATCGCTTCCTTCAAATGTGGGTAATTCCACCTTCATCCACGAACGATGTGTTTCTCCGTCGTTGAGTCTTCTTCCTTCAACTTCCTCCTCCAATGCGTTCTTGTCCACACTTTATTCCTCCTCTAGAGCAATACCTTGCTTTTGCATCCATTTTTTTACCATATCTTTTATCTCTTTCAGCCTTTCCATACCTTTCTTGATCTACGCAAGACTGGAACCTTGTTCATCGGTCACCTTCTTCTAACTTTGCACTGATGATTCCAGCGCTGTGAACCTCGCTTCGACCTTCTCCATCGCTCCTCACGAATCGGACAAGTCGGACCAAACTTGTTCGGAATCTCTTTTCAGTTAGAGAAGAAAGTTCTAAAACAGAACTggttagagagaaaaagaaccgaaaaaaattatttatttaaatgagaTTGTATACACAACACTATATAAACCAATCACCTTTTGCATACGGTGGTTGGTTATAGTTTTAATACTAACAGTGAATCTGGTTGTGGGTGGGTTTGTTGGTTGGTTGGTTGGGGTCACTTGGGTTACTCATTATTTACAGTTGTTGTTAATATTGACTAAAGTAGGTTTCCCTTTCATTTATGTCTGTTCTCTCTTCTGGTATTTTCTCATGCCGGTTTATATATGTTTATTCTTTTtggctgaaaaaaaaaaaacactaaagacatgcaaaatatttgaatatttgctCATACCagtttatatatgttaatttgaAAAGTATAAAGGGCAAAGTGTCAGCACAATTCCCCCTTGAGTTTCAGTTACAAAATTCCTAACAGCATctctaatatactttttttttttggacagaatcattataataaatttatacacaattttattttaatgataaaaaactttaaaaaattttaagaaactcatatttttatatttttatttacttgattatggtattattatgtgtcaaataaatattattttttattattaggaaataatttcttgtaaaagatataaatcttatttttaaaaaattttcttttatcaaatagATTTGctccaatgaaaaaaaaatcacttcaaGAAACTCTCCTTGAAAATGATGTTGGATACTACGAAAGGTTACTTAGTCATGGTTTTAAATATCGTGTTGATTCCTCGTTGCAGTATaagatatattattatataataaattataagacaaaaaaacaaatgaacatGATGCTTATTCACCGCATGTGGAGTCcgtgttaaataattaatttaattagaatcaATAGACAaatggtaagaaaaaaaaaggccaATTTAGATGTCTTCGTATTCTCCACTCTAATAGCAACATCAATTCTAATTCTGATTTGGTTCGGAAAGAAGTGGTCGTAAGTCATTTCTCTCTTGTAAATATGGCAGCCGATACGGAACCTAAGAAGATCATAATTGATACCGACCCTGGCATTGGTAACATGCATATCTGTCTggctttcaatttttatttgtttttcatatgGCAATCCAAATCAGTCAGAAGTCATAAGTTTCTGTTTCTTTGCTTTTACTCTCAAAACAAACTTTcactgatttttatttttattttatcaatttgacACTTTGTCTGCTTGATTTTTCCAATTCCTTGTTTCACTAAGAATTGCAATTGGTTTCTTTAGATGATGCTATGGCAATATTCCTTGCTCTACAATCACCCGAAGTTGAAGTTATTGGACTCACAACCATCTTTGGAAATGTGTACACCACTCTGGCAACCAGAAATGCCTTGCATTTGGTAAAATTATCGAGACTGTTTCCCAAAAGGATCTATTgatttattaatgataaaagCCTCCTACTTTACTTGCATATGCAGTTGGAGGTTGCTGGGAGAACGGATATACCAGTGGCAGAAGGATCTCATGTGACTTTAACTGTAAGTCTGTCGTACCTTCCTCTGttccctttatttatttttttattttgtgttggaAATTGCTATGAATGTTAATTATATGAGCATTTAGAACTAATCAGTATACTTAATCTTCAATTGAATGCTTATACAATAATCATATAGTCAGGATACTTCACACTATTTGTATTACATTGTCAGCACACTTGAATTTTCAGTGAGCCACAAACGCATAATAATTTCTTAGAGCCAACatgttatttttctcatttcatcctaaatatcacaaaatttcaccactttttatttttaatctagataattaatctatttttgCTGTCAGTTCAAATCTGTTTATTTCTTTCGAGTGCATTGTAGTTGATCTTCTCACTGAAAAAAGTTGCACAGTATTTCCAGTATGAAATTAAAAGTTCTGCTTCTACAGTATTTCATTGCGCTTGACTCCACTAATTATTGTAATTCTTGTTTCTCTATGCAGAATGGAACAAAACTTCGTATTGCAGATTTTGTCCATGGTGCAGATGGACTAGGCAACCAAAATTTTCCTCCACCAAAGGGGAAGCCCATTGAAGAATCAGCTGCTTCTTTTTTGGTTCATCAAGCAAAAGTTAACCCTGGCAAAGTCACTGTGGTCGCATTGGGCCCGCTTACAAATATTGCTTTGGTATGATATATGTACTATATCGCAATAAGGCATTTTCATGTTAAGCTTCATACTGTTTTCATTatgacaataaaatatttttgcagGCTATACAGCTGGATCCAGAATTTGCTAACAACATTGGGCAGATTGTTCTTCTTGGTGGTGCTTTTGCAGTAAATGGCAATGTGAATCCCGCTGCTGAAGCCAACGTGAGTATTTCAATCCTGTATTCAAATTCTTAATATAACTTCCATAAAAATATTGTATCATCCACAAGTCAATCTGTCTAACTCTTCGGTTGGATTTGTTCCAGACATTTGGTGATCCAGATGCTGCAGATGTTGTATTTACAAGTGGGGCAGATGTACTTGCAGTGGGGATAAATGTTACCCACCAAGTTGTACTGACAGGTACCCCTTTTGACAAATTCCTTTGTGCTCCTTTGCTATACTTTAgtcatttttgtaaaaattcttaagggatttcctagactatcaatgataggaaacaacaggatcttgaaacctatggttctcacaaacaatcaataaacaacaatgatgtgtacctttctccataggaagacttgtacctttctccataggaacttctctccggtgcattttgatttccttgaaagatgagagaaataagatttcacttcctttggcctttcttttctgcctctctccgTTAGTGATGGTTATGAGTGAGAGAAAACAtttttctggtcaggaaggggaccttatttcacgttagtggatattaagccccttttataaccactactctcaTCAAGTAGTAGTCAACCCTaaaaacttctcctattaagcccaattataatttagtccttaatcgttaattatttacttattagtccctacataagtcacatgcctctcacatgagacataaattctaacattctcccacttggctcatgtgacattaataaacattatggactaaataaataaatagattaactaacataatgcgcattaaaattgactaaattgttctatacattgggtacatcataatttcatgattaagaataggaaccaatttgagtcatggcggttgtacatcatctaatcgacatagtcccttccatgtactacaaattagtcttctccttaatgtgatcattagttaggagtacataattggtccaacataatgtcttcattcaagacaaaacctgttaacattactctaacacaaacatgcatgcaaacatagagaacaggtaatcagaaacatatcataattgagctcagagtgtcagcaaaattacataaggtaaattacacttaatgatcatcaataaaaataatgcccatactttcaacatgttctataatgtcttgggcaataatcccttattcaaagggtcaactatcataaggtttgtgctaatatgttctattgacactctttgtttctgaacttcttccttcacgaTAAAGTACCTCAATTTtatatgcttagcacccttagagtacttgtcgttcttacaaaaaatattgttgcagagttatcacaatacattttcaacGGCCTAACAATACtgtcgacaattccaagccctgaaataaagttccgcAACCAATTAATCTGAACTGTAGCCTCAAAATATACTACAAATTCAGCTttcagatgcaacaacaactgatgcatacaaaataactttcatttattttcgttccatatcatttctaggacattctgcgagactaaatttgtctcccttctaaattagaataggtgatgttaaacacctttccatcttgaatctctctagtactttatcgatatatatactttctgagataagtctgacaatccttgtgatctattatggaatatttctatccctatcacatagcttacctcacccatatctttcacttcaaagtttctagagagaaatttcttagtctcatgaagaagaccaagatcgttagttgcaagcaagatatcaccaatatacagaattagaaaaataaccttactcccacttACCTTCATACATGCACTGATAAACAGTATTTGCCTTAAATTTAAAGGAAACAATGGCatcattaaacctcaaataccattAGCGGGAAACTTACATTaagactgtatattgatttctttagtttgcacactatgtgttcctttccttcaattgagaaccccattggttggtccatacaaacattcttctctaaatctccattaagaaagacagttttcacatccatctgatgtagctccaagtcataatgggctactaatgccataataatcctgaaagaatcctttcgtgagaccggtaaaatgtctctttataatcaatgtcatctttctgagtaaattCCTTAGCAACAAATCTAAccttgtaacgttcaaggttgccatgagagtcacatttagtcttgaagacccacttacaaccaactctcttacaaccctttggtaatCCTACAAGGTCCCAAACTCTATTATGTTCTatggaatttatctcttctttcatgacatttaaccacttctcagaattatcacaacttatagcttgtgaaaacaaaactggatcattatcattaatgcttaagtttgtttctatttcatgtaggtataccacataatcattcgaaatagctggtctcctttctctttgagacctctttaatgctacttcttgtggttcttccataataagttcattatgcatcatgggttcattattatgttgctcctcttcattaattttgtagcAATAACTGAAGGAGCAATCACCTTACTATTAGAGGCATAAGCTAAAAGGACTtacactctaacttctttaattttcatttctcgtggaactgtactcccactgatttcatcatttccaatgaaccttgcatttccagttttgacaattctcatactatgattagaacaataaaacatatacccttttaacttttctggataaccaatgaaatatccactgattgttcttgcatccaattttctttcttgcggattataaatccttatttctgcctgacaaccccaaacatgcaggtgccttatactaggtatcctatttgtccacagttcaaaaggtgtctttggaactaCCTTACTAGGAACCCTGTTCAACAACTACATGGCAGTTTTCAAGGTATACATCCACAAGGATACGGATAAAGtctaattgattaacatactcctaaccatatccattaaagttctattccgcctttctgatacaccattttgttgtggtgtaccggGAATTGTGTATTGCACACAAATGCACGTTTCTGAACaagcttagcaaatggacctgggtgttgcccagtttcatcatatcttccgtaatactcatcacctctatcatatctaataattttcacacTTATGTCTAATTGCCCTTTTACTTCATTgtagtaaatttctaaggcatccattgcctaagaaatctcgggcagtaagtagacataactgtaacgtgaataatcataaaaaatggtgataaagtatcattcctttccgaaagaactaacatcaaaaggtccacaaatatcagtatgcacaatttcaagaagctgagtgcttcttgcaactcctttctttgtatgttttgtttgttttcctttaatacaacccacacaaatatttagatccgtaaaatctagataaggaagaatttcattttttattaatctttccatcctttctctagaaatgtgacctaaacgtttatgccacaagaaagcagattgttcattcactaaactatgtttagtgccaacattatgatgcagagttaaaacagtttcagcatacaaactgtttatttccaatttatataaaccatcacaagaataccagtaccaatgagatgattatgcttaaataaattgaaacattcattaccaaattaaaagagtatccagtaacatcaagtttagataatgaaactaaattactagataaactaggtacataa
It includes:
- the LOC100787754 gene encoding probable uridine nucleosidase 2, translating into MAADTEPKKIIIDTDPGIDDAMAIFLALQSPEVEVIGLTTIFGNVYTTLATRNALHLLEVAGRTDIPVAEGSHVTLTNGTKLRIADFVHGADGLGNQNFPPPKGKPIEESAASFLVHQAKVNPGKVTVVALGPLTNIALAIQLDPEFANNIGQIVLLGGAFAVNGNVNPAAEANTFGDPDAADVVFTSGADVLAVGINVTHQVVLTESDREKLASSNGKFAQYLNKILDVYFSYHQEAYNIKGVYLHDPTVVLAAVDPKLVTCIEGIARVQTSGITRGITIFYNKQKRFAEMNEWSNKPTVKVAVTVDAPRVMKLVMDRLVDS